The following proteins are encoded in a genomic region of Garra rufa chromosome 22, GarRuf1.0, whole genome shotgun sequence:
- the desi1b gene encoding desumoylating isopeptidase 1b — MADGSSYNVKLYIYDLSKGLARQLSPMMLGKQVEGIWHTSIVIYGEEFFFGGGGITSCFPGGTILGMPDSTVDLGNTEVPQDLFQEYLSSLRESTYRPEKYHLFEHNCNTFSSEIAQFLTGTKIPSYITELPSEVLSTPFGQALRPFLDSVTVTPSGNNGMNGYGQW, encoded by the exons ATGGCTGACGGAAGTTCTTACAATGTGAAGCTGTACATTTATGATCTGTCAAAAGGACTGGCCCGTCAGCTGAGTCCCATGATGTTAG GAAAGCAAGTCGAGGGAATATG GCACACCTCTATAGTGATTTATGGAGAAGAGTTTTTCTTTGGAGGAGGAGGCATTACAAGCTGCTTTCCG GGTGGTACTATTCTAGGTATGCCTGATTCCACAGTGGACCTTGGAAACACAGAAGTTCCCCAGGATCTTTTTCAGGAATATCTGTCATCGCTCAGGGAGTCTACTTACAG GCCTGAAAAATACCATCTTTTTGAACACAACTGTAACACCTTCAGCTCTGAGATCGCACAGTTTTTAACAGGAACTAAGATTCCTTCGTACATCACTGAACTCCCATCTGAGGTGCTCTCTAC ACCTTTTGGACAAGCACTCCGTCCTTTTCTCGATTCAGTCACTGTCACTCCATCGGGGAACAATGGCATGAATGGATATGGCCAGTGGTAA